A part of Myxococcus landrumus genomic DNA contains:
- a CDS encoding nuclear transport factor 2 family protein, with protein MSASENFSVARAWLHAFNAHDVEALVALYAEDCTHTSPKIRVLHPETGGKLVGRQALGKWWREAIARLPGLRYEETALTADGERVFMEYLRHAPGEAPMPVAEVLEVRGGKIVASRVYHG; from the coding sequence ATGAGTGCGAGCGAAAACTTCTCCGTGGCCCGGGCCTGGCTGCACGCCTTCAACGCCCATGACGTGGAGGCGCTGGTGGCGCTCTACGCCGAGGACTGCACCCACACCTCGCCCAAGATCCGGGTGTTGCACCCGGAGACGGGCGGCAAGCTGGTGGGCCGCCAGGCCCTGGGGAAGTGGTGGAGGGAGGCCATCGCCCGGCTGCCCGGCCTTCGCTACGAGGAGACGGCCCTGACGGCGGACGGGGAGCGCGTCTTCATGGAGTACCTGCGCCACGCCCCGGGCGAGGCGCCCATGCCCGTGGCGGAGGTGCTGGAGGTGCGCGGGGGCAAGATTGTCGCCTCGCGCGTGTACCACGGTTGA
- a CDS encoding alpha/beta hydrolase family protein, with the protein MHPLDGFVSSLSSGSLFREGWGDEQPFGGTPLTTLLSPSVSPLEVTWAPEQPSGRRRFQDGVFASPWTALPSEVRQGRVRWLSSGRGPRRDACVVLAASRDEGYRLRTWLFAPLVDEGMDLFFLENPFYGARRATGQRGPHIRTVSEQLHMNIATIEEARGLVSHARRQGYQRVAVAGYSMGGYMAALSAATMPEPVGVAALAAGASPAPVFTKGVHGRSIDFKKLGGSPDETAARHRLATLLDMANACLLPPPLKPGAAIIVACERDGFVPISESRALHAHWAGSELRVLDAGHISAILTSGSALRAALRDAVHRSGE; encoded by the coding sequence ATGCATCCGCTGGATGGGTTCGTCTCCTCGCTGTCCAGCGGCTCCCTGTTTCGAGAGGGCTGGGGGGACGAGCAGCCCTTCGGTGGGACGCCCCTGACCACGTTGCTGTCTCCGAGCGTCAGCCCCCTCGAGGTGACGTGGGCCCCGGAGCAGCCGTCGGGTCGTCGCCGGTTCCAGGATGGCGTGTTCGCCTCCCCGTGGACGGCGCTGCCTTCCGAGGTCCGCCAGGGAAGGGTGCGCTGGCTCTCCTCGGGGCGGGGGCCTCGCCGGGATGCGTGTGTGGTGCTCGCGGCGTCGCGAGACGAGGGTTATCGCCTCCGGACCTGGCTCTTCGCGCCGCTGGTGGACGAGGGCATGGACCTCTTCTTCCTGGAGAATCCCTTCTACGGAGCGCGGCGTGCCACGGGACAGCGGGGGCCTCACATCCGCACGGTGAGCGAGCAGCTCCACATGAACATCGCCACCATCGAGGAGGCGCGAGGACTGGTCTCGCACGCGAGGCGTCAGGGCTATCAGCGCGTCGCGGTGGCGGGCTACAGCATGGGTGGCTACATGGCGGCGCTGTCGGCGGCCACGATGCCGGAGCCCGTGGGGGTGGCGGCGCTCGCGGCGGGGGCCTCTCCCGCGCCGGTCTTCACGAAGGGCGTCCACGGCCGCTCCATCGACTTCAAGAAGCTGGGGGGCTCGCCTGATGAAACCGCCGCCCGACACCGCCTCGCGACGCTCCTGGACATGGCGAATGCGTGCCTGCTGCCGCCTCCCTTGAAGCCGGGGGCCGCCATCATCGTCGCGTGTGAGCGGGACGGGTTCGTTCCCATCTCGGAGTCCCGGGCGCTTCACGCGCACTGGGCCGGCAGCGAGCTGCGTGTCCTGGACGCGGGGCACATCTCCGCGATTCTCACGTCGGGCTCGGCGCTTCGGGCCGCGCTCCGGGATGCCGTGCATCGCTCGGGCGAGTGA
- a CDS encoding right-handed parallel beta-helix repeat-containing protein, giving the protein MNRPARPRWCQLAFVLLCVACGGGESNQDTGDAGTPDGSSTPDASVQPDAGPPRPDGGHPPATCGDGGVACPGAVFAGEVSFPFPTLQHLTIEWPFTGDENANSTVTVRYRAEGESTWRQAMPLRRIAAGDNEGFSWGLRHSGSLFGLQSGTRYEVELTLSDQDGGGTTRTATVTTRAVPTPMAGAPIKAVTPSTFAAVAASTQPGDILELGPGTYGAFDWSRSGTEGKPIVLRGTQGTVLTGPINLYNQRYVHFDRVTINGRLRFNGTNHFALTRSTVNATSANNGDAIVTFLRAENAYIADNVVTGVTQWAESSLGVNGNNQGEGICVTGPGHVIMNNRVSGFRDGISLIEDSDAKDQYSIDIVGNDLIGNADDGIEADFCFHNCRIIGNRLTNNFIALSSQPGLGGPTYFIRNAVYNAVHVAFKLYRGSSGDVLLHNTVVKHGDALGVYADTPVSNLFSRNNLFIGGPGGTFGGYSSGNAAGRVLHIPTLATANADLDHDGFGSTSGTFSATWGATTLTSLSALRTSTTEKHAVQVDLGVFASTVAYPSAPMTLYTAPDLRPGAGSAVENTGTPIPNITDGFSGSAPDLGAHEVGAPLPVYGPRP; this is encoded by the coding sequence ATGAACCGCCCCGCTCGCCCTCGATGGTGTCAGCTCGCGTTCGTCCTCCTCTGCGTGGCCTGTGGCGGAGGCGAATCGAATCAAGACACGGGCGACGCGGGCACACCGGATGGCTCGAGCACACCCGATGCGTCCGTCCAGCCCGACGCGGGGCCACCTCGGCCAGACGGTGGGCATCCCCCAGCGACCTGTGGAGATGGAGGAGTCGCCTGCCCGGGAGCTGTCTTCGCCGGAGAGGTCTCCTTCCCCTTTCCGACGTTGCAGCACCTGACCATCGAGTGGCCCTTCACGGGTGACGAGAACGCCAACAGCACCGTCACCGTGCGCTATCGCGCCGAGGGCGAGAGCACCTGGCGACAGGCCATGCCCCTGCGCCGCATCGCAGCGGGTGACAACGAGGGCTTCAGTTGGGGGCTGCGCCACTCGGGAAGCCTCTTCGGCCTCCAGTCCGGGACACGCTACGAGGTGGAGCTCACGCTCAGCGACCAGGACGGAGGTGGCACCACGAGGACCGCGACGGTCACCACCCGAGCCGTGCCCACGCCCATGGCTGGAGCGCCCATCAAGGCCGTGACACCGTCCACCTTCGCCGCCGTCGCCGCGAGCACCCAGCCAGGAGACATCCTCGAGCTGGGCCCTGGAACCTATGGCGCCTTCGACTGGTCGCGCAGCGGCACCGAGGGCAAGCCCATCGTCCTGCGCGGAACCCAGGGCACCGTGCTCACCGGCCCCATCAACCTGTACAACCAGCGCTACGTCCACTTCGACCGGGTCACCATCAACGGCCGCCTGCGCTTCAACGGCACGAATCACTTCGCGCTGACCCGCTCCACCGTCAACGCCACGTCTGCCAACAACGGCGACGCCATCGTCACCTTCCTCCGCGCGGAGAATGCATACATCGCGGACAACGTGGTGACGGGCGTCACGCAGTGGGCGGAGTCCTCGCTCGGCGTCAACGGCAACAACCAGGGCGAGGGCATCTGTGTCACGGGCCCTGGTCACGTCATCATGAACAACCGCGTGTCGGGCTTCCGCGACGGCATCTCGCTCATCGAGGACTCCGACGCGAAGGACCAGTACAGCATCGACATCGTCGGCAACGACCTCATCGGCAACGCGGACGATGGCATCGAGGCAGACTTCTGCTTCCACAACTGCCGCATCATCGGCAATCGCCTCACCAACAACTTCATCGCCCTGTCGTCCCAGCCAGGACTCGGCGGGCCCACGTACTTCATTCGCAACGCCGTCTACAACGCGGTCCACGTCGCCTTCAAACTCTACCGGGGCAGCTCCGGCGACGTGCTCCTGCACAACACCGTGGTGAAGCACGGTGACGCGCTCGGCGTCTACGCGGATACCCCCGTGTCGAACCTCTTCTCGCGCAACAACCTGTTCATCGGCGGGCCGGGCGGCACGTTCGGCGGCTACAGCAGTGGCAACGCCGCCGGGCGAGTGCTCCACATCCCCACCCTGGCGACGGCCAACGCCGACCTGGACCATGACGGCTTCGGCTCCACGTCAGGCACCTTCAGCGCCACGTGGGGCGCCACCACGCTCACGAGCCTGAGCGCCCTGCGCACCAGCACCACCGAGAAGCACGCCGTGCAAGTGGACCTCGGCGTGTTCGCCTCCACCGTCGCCTATCCGTCAGCCCCCATGACGCTGTACACCGCGCCTGACTTGAGGCCCGGAGCAGGCTCGGCGGTCGAGAACACTGGCACCCCCATCCCCAACATCACGGATGGCTTCAGTGGCTCCGCACCCGACCTTGGCGCCCATGAAGTGGGGGCGCCCCTGCCCGTCTACGGCCCGCGCCCATGA
- the sthA gene encoding Si-specific NAD(P)(+) transhydrogenase: MVDFDLVVIGSGPAGEWGAVQAALAGKRVAVVEREPVLGGTAANTGTLPSKTLRETSLHLSGLKARGLYSVETTLRHEATVSDFLFRERRVKDMERARIAGNLERHGVEVVLGTGSLEDAHTVWVTRQGQPDLHLKGAFILVATGSTPFRPPIYPFDDPRVHDSDEVLEIGRLPTSLVVVGGGVIGCEYACMFAALGIPVTLVEMRPELLPFLDDEFSALLAQRMEALGIRMRFGQSVEKLEVPAACETPIRLTLSSGEEVATDQVLVASGRTANTAGLGLAELGVKMGSRGQVEVGPGYQTSVPHIFAVGDVIGFPALASTSMDQARIAVEHAFGLGGPTRMPTILPYGIYTIPEVSMAGETEEGLRAKGIPYVAGRAPFSTNPRGQIIGEMCGMLKLLFHRESLKLLGVHVLGEQASELVHVGLVAMLTGSTARLFLETCFNYPTLTEAYKTATFDAMDHLKHGTV; the protein is encoded by the coding sequence ATGGTGGACTTCGACCTGGTGGTGATTGGCTCCGGCCCGGCGGGTGAGTGGGGCGCGGTGCAGGCGGCGCTCGCGGGCAAGCGCGTCGCGGTGGTGGAGCGAGAGCCCGTGCTGGGAGGCACGGCGGCGAACACGGGCACCCTGCCCTCCAAGACGCTGCGGGAGACGTCGCTGCACCTCTCCGGCCTCAAGGCCCGAGGCCTCTACAGCGTGGAGACGACGCTGCGCCACGAGGCCACCGTCTCCGACTTCCTCTTCCGCGAGCGGCGGGTGAAGGACATGGAGCGCGCGCGAATCGCGGGCAACCTCGAGCGCCACGGCGTCGAGGTCGTGCTGGGCACGGGCTCGCTCGAGGACGCGCACACCGTGTGGGTGACGCGCCAGGGCCAGCCCGACCTGCATCTGAAGGGCGCCTTCATCCTGGTGGCCACCGGGTCCACGCCCTTCCGTCCGCCCATCTATCCCTTCGACGACCCGCGCGTTCACGACTCGGACGAGGTGCTGGAGATTGGCCGGCTGCCCACCTCGCTCGTCGTCGTGGGCGGAGGCGTCATCGGCTGCGAGTACGCCTGCATGTTCGCCGCGCTGGGAATCCCGGTGACGCTGGTGGAGATGCGCCCGGAGCTGCTGCCCTTCCTCGATGACGAGTTCTCCGCCCTGCTCGCCCAGCGCATGGAGGCCCTGGGCATCCGCATGCGCTTCGGCCAATCCGTGGAGAAGCTGGAGGTGCCCGCCGCATGCGAGACGCCCATCCGCCTGACGCTGTCCTCGGGTGAGGAGGTGGCCACGGACCAGGTGCTGGTGGCCTCTGGACGCACCGCGAACACCGCGGGCCTGGGGCTCGCGGAGCTGGGCGTGAAGATGGGCTCACGAGGCCAGGTGGAGGTGGGCCCGGGCTACCAGACGTCCGTGCCCCACATCTTCGCGGTGGGCGACGTCATCGGCTTTCCCGCCCTGGCCTCCACATCCATGGACCAGGCCCGCATCGCCGTGGAGCACGCCTTCGGACTGGGCGGCCCCACGCGCATGCCCACGATTCTGCCCTACGGCATCTACACCATCCCCGAGGTCTCCATGGCCGGGGAGACGGAGGAAGGCCTGCGCGCCAAGGGCATCCCGTACGTGGCCGGGCGCGCTCCGTTCTCCACCAACCCGCGTGGGCAGATCATCGGGGAGATGTGCGGGATGCTGAAGCTGCTCTTCCACCGGGAGAGCCTCAAGCTGCTGGGCGTCCATGTCCTGGGGGAGCAGGCCTCGGAGCTCGTCCACGTGGGCCTGGTGGCCATGCTCACCGGCTCCACCGCGCGGCTCTTCCTGGAGACCTGCTTCAACTACCCGACGCTGACAGAGGCGTACAAGACGGCCACCTTCGACGCGATGGACCACCTCAAGCACGGCACCGTCTGA
- a CDS encoding pseudouridine synthase: MTRKPDKTKPPRHQRWEGKEKPDWLSRALARAGVFPQDEAEAAINAGRVSINGRVAKMALAPVPPGATVRVDGRVIELSAPTTRVLAFHKPAGVLSSTARQHRTGTVFEVLLPQLPADLAGYTWHAVGRLDVDSTGLLLFTNDDKLVAHATSPDTRLPKRYVATVFSIADDARVEPLRKGMTLDDGPARPAQVRVRDEHTVEVTLTEGRHHQVKRMLGAVGLPVRALHREAVGSIELLGIPEGTFRLLTDDEVREGLRYEGRAPTAEPQD, translated from the coding sequence ATGACACGCAAGCCCGACAAGACCAAGCCACCGCGCCACCAACGCTGGGAGGGCAAGGAGAAGCCGGACTGGCTGTCGCGAGCGCTCGCCCGAGCAGGCGTGTTCCCGCAGGACGAGGCCGAGGCCGCCATCAACGCCGGCCGCGTCAGCATCAACGGCCGCGTCGCGAAGATGGCCCTCGCGCCCGTTCCGCCCGGCGCCACCGTGCGCGTGGACGGCCGGGTCATCGAGCTGTCGGCGCCGACCACGCGGGTGCTCGCCTTCCACAAGCCCGCGGGGGTGCTGTCCTCCACCGCGCGCCAGCACCGCACGGGCACCGTCTTCGAGGTGCTCCTGCCCCAGCTCCCCGCGGACCTCGCCGGCTACACGTGGCATGCGGTGGGGCGGCTCGACGTGGACTCCACGGGCCTCCTGCTCTTCACGAACGACGACAAGCTCGTCGCCCACGCCACGTCCCCGGACACGCGCCTGCCCAAGCGGTACGTGGCCACCGTCTTCAGCATCGCCGACGACGCCCGCGTGGAGCCGCTGCGAAAGGGCATGACGCTCGACGATGGCCCGGCCCGCCCCGCCCAGGTGCGCGTGCGCGATGAGCACACCGTCGAAGTCACGCTCACCGAGGGCCGTCATCACCAGGTGAAGCGGATGCTCGGAGCCGTGGGCCTGCCCGTGCGCGCGCTCCACCGCGAAGCCGTGGGGAGCATCGAGCTCCTCGGCATTCCCGAGGGAACCTTCCGCCTCCTCACCGACGACGAGGTCCGCGAAGGACTGCGCTACGAGGGACGCGCCCCGACGGCCGAGCCGCAAGACTGA
- a CDS encoding serine protease: MSGVVVAVGLLGCGGAEQERTQADAVGGAEQEIVGGVEARPGSHPWIVSLQQGGKHFCGGSLIKVGRRDESDIVVTAAHCVFDGWSGTTVSAGAHDLNNPSVGQVPVRVARAVPHPRYNPDTTLNDIAVLKLERPIKFTSSQCGVSGAMRPNLMKGQAAAAGLPIIPVCLPAAGEQVSDNVEGTVAGWGLTREGGYDTSPRLMQVGVPTINSRDLANMYRPHGIQIDSAAMLGAGYRQGGKDACQGDSGGPYVIKSGSGYVLQGVTSFGVGCARAGLPGVYARVSNYIGWINQQVGIHSNVAGL; encoded by the coding sequence GTGAGTGGAGTGGTTGTCGCGGTCGGGCTGCTGGGCTGTGGTGGCGCGGAACAAGAGCGGACGCAGGCGGATGCGGTGGGCGGCGCGGAACAGGAGATCGTGGGTGGAGTCGAGGCGCGTCCAGGCAGCCATCCGTGGATCGTCAGCCTGCAACAGGGTGGCAAGCACTTCTGCGGTGGCTCGCTCATCAAGGTGGGACGTCGGGATGAAAGCGACATCGTCGTCACCGCTGCTCATTGCGTCTTCGACGGATGGTCCGGAACCACGGTGTCCGCGGGAGCCCATGACCTGAACAACCCCTCCGTCGGTCAGGTCCCGGTCCGAGTGGCACGAGCGGTCCCTCACCCGCGATACAACCCGGACACGACGCTGAACGACATCGCCGTCCTCAAGCTCGAACGGCCCATCAAGTTCACGAGTTCGCAGTGTGGCGTCAGTGGGGCCATGCGCCCCAACCTGATGAAGGGCCAGGCCGCGGCTGCTGGATTGCCGATCATTCCCGTGTGTCTCCCGGCGGCTGGCGAGCAAGTCTCAGACAACGTGGAGGGAACGGTCGCGGGATGGGGGCTGACCCGAGAGGGGGGATACGACACCTCCCCCCGCTTGATGCAGGTGGGGGTTCCCACCATCAACTCCCGAGACCTGGCCAACATGTACAGGCCCCATGGCATCCAAATCGACTCGGCCGCGATGCTGGGGGCTGGGTATCGCCAAGGTGGCAAGGATGCATGCCAGGGGGACAGCGGAGGCCCGTACGTCATCAAGAGCGGGTCCGGCTATGTGCTTCAGGGCGTCACGAGCTTTGGCGTGGGCTGTGCGCGCGCAGGGCTCCCCGGCGTCTACGCGCGAGTCTCCAACTACATCGGGTGGATCAATCAGCAAGTGGGGATCCACAGCAACGTGGCGGGCCTGTGA
- a CDS encoding alpha/beta hydrolase family protein yields the protein MTRSLRPTRWLIPLMAVLCALPASAVDGRPDLPTLRAELRRITEYDAKAPLDVKIVRSQRRGDITVTELTYASPKGGRVPAYLVTPPGAGPFAGVTFQHWGQGTKNEFLDEALTLARSGVVSLLVDAPHVRPEPWRTSLQGTALPDTLVKMMVELRRGVDLLASRPEVDGQRLGYVGHSVGAMVGGALAGVEPRLRAFILMNGVGDYSQSVLAVETETKKQLETQLSKEAFAAHARKLAVVDGVVGVSDAAPRALFFQYGRSDPWVTPAQVAAFIDAATQPKLAKFYEGGHELSDAARRDRAQWLRTHLGFAEVHAVGPPMISAPPLPGPTNTPLPEWAKARPVLTIPGMEELQVRRGLTYTRSGGRDYKLDLYLPVNTFMGPVPVVVLAHGMMHPGLVPFVRDLPAFAGQARWLSSQGFAVALVELGSPATGAEREKWFTGTPELQKRMDAALAFVRKQAATEKLDADHIGVMAMSAGGLWGLAPALRKEPPAWLRCAVAWYPLLGAEGVPTASLPLEGLKAVNGPKSPPLFVVRAGRDAPGLNNVLDDFVKQARGKGIPLTLEELPEGHHAFELVDDVESSREVMRKTALFFMEHLQP from the coding sequence ATGACCCGGTCCCTTCGCCCGACACGCTGGCTCATTCCCCTGATGGCCGTGCTCTGTGCACTCCCCGCCTCCGCGGTGGACGGCCGACCAGACCTCCCCACGCTGCGCGCGGAGCTCCGGCGCATCACGGAATACGACGCGAAAGCGCCGCTGGACGTGAAGATTGTTCGCAGCCAACGGCGCGGCGATATCACCGTGACGGAGCTGACCTATGCCAGCCCGAAGGGCGGGCGCGTCCCGGCCTACCTCGTCACGCCGCCGGGCGCGGGACCCTTCGCTGGCGTCACCTTCCAGCACTGGGGCCAGGGAACGAAGAACGAGTTCCTCGACGAGGCCCTCACCTTGGCGCGCTCGGGCGTGGTGTCCCTGCTCGTGGATGCGCCCCACGTGCGCCCCGAGCCCTGGCGCACGTCACTCCAGGGCACGGCCCTGCCGGACACCCTCGTGAAGATGATGGTGGAGCTGCGGCGCGGCGTGGACCTGCTCGCGTCCCGGCCCGAGGTCGACGGACAGCGGCTGGGCTACGTCGGCCACAGCGTGGGGGCCATGGTGGGCGGGGCCCTCGCGGGCGTCGAGCCACGGCTGCGCGCGTTCATCCTGATGAACGGCGTGGGCGACTACTCCCAGAGCGTTCTCGCGGTGGAGACCGAGACGAAGAAGCAGCTCGAGACCCAGCTCTCCAAGGAGGCCTTCGCCGCGCATGCCCGGAAGCTGGCCGTCGTGGACGGCGTGGTGGGCGTCAGCGACGCGGCGCCTCGAGCGCTCTTCTTCCAATACGGCCGCTCGGACCCGTGGGTCACCCCCGCGCAGGTCGCCGCGTTCATCGATGCGGCCACCCAGCCCAAGCTCGCCAAGTTCTACGAAGGAGGGCACGAGCTGAGTGACGCCGCCCGCCGGGACCGGGCGCAGTGGCTGCGCACCCACCTGGGCTTCGCGGAGGTGCACGCCGTCGGTCCGCCCATGATTTCCGCCCCGCCCCTTCCCGGGCCCACGAACACACCGCTCCCCGAATGGGCCAAGGCGCGCCCGGTCCTCACCATCCCCGGGATGGAAGAGCTCCAGGTCCGTCGAGGGCTCACGTACACCCGCTCCGGCGGACGCGACTACAAGCTGGACCTCTACCTTCCCGTGAACACGTTCATGGGCCCCGTCCCCGTGGTGGTCCTGGCGCACGGAATGATGCATCCGGGCCTGGTGCCCTTCGTGAGGGACCTGCCCGCCTTCGCGGGACAGGCCCGGTGGCTCTCCTCGCAGGGCTTCGCGGTGGCCCTCGTGGAGCTGGGCTCTCCGGCCACCGGCGCCGAACGGGAGAAGTGGTTCACTGGGACCCCCGAGCTCCAGAAGCGAATGGACGCGGCGCTGGCCTTCGTGCGCAAGCAGGCCGCCACGGAGAAGCTCGACGCGGACCACATCGGCGTGATGGCCATGTCCGCGGGCGGACTGTGGGGCCTGGCGCCCGCACTGCGCAAGGAGCCTCCCGCCTGGTTGCGCTGCGCGGTGGCGTGGTACCCCCTGCTCGGCGCCGAGGGAGTCCCCACGGCCAGCCTCCCCCTCGAGGGGCTGAAGGCCGTGAATGGCCCCAAGTCGCCGCCTCTCTTCGTGGTGCGCGCGGGAAGGGATGCCCCCGGGCTCAACAACGTCCTCGACGACTTCGTGAAGCAGGCCCGAGGCAAGGGAATCCCCCTCACCCTGGAAGAGCTTCCCGAGGGACACCACGCGTTCGAGCTGGTCGACGACGTGGAGAGCTCGCGCGAAGTCATGAGGAAGACGGCGCTCTTCTTCATGGAACATCTGCAGCCGTGA
- a CDS encoding DUF1028 domain-containing protein, whose protein sequence is MSRLLACLVLVSFSAVAAERPPVPRRPVHTYSIVARDPVTGDLGVAVQSHWFSVGSTVPWAEAGVGAVATQSFVDPTYGKLGLDFMRAGRGAPETLKGLLAADVAGDVRQVGMVDAQGRVAAHTGKNNIAAAGHLVGEGFTVQANMMEKDTVWPAMAKAYRDAKGDLAERMLMALEAAEAQGGDIRGKQSAAIIVVSGKATGRPWVDRRFDLRVEDHPEPLKELRRLITLQRAYNAMNEGDLALERKDTDGALAAYSTAAKIAPGNAEMLFWHAISLVGLGRVDEAMPLLNKAYAADPRWKELVTRLPAAGLLPNDAKLLGRLTGAKATR, encoded by the coding sequence ATGTCCCGTCTCCTTGCCTGCCTCGTCCTCGTCTCGTTCTCCGCCGTCGCCGCCGAGCGCCCGCCGGTGCCTCGCCGCCCCGTGCACACGTACTCCATCGTCGCCAGGGACCCGGTGACGGGCGACCTGGGCGTCGCGGTGCAGTCCCACTGGTTCTCCGTGGGCAGCACCGTGCCGTGGGCCGAGGCTGGCGTTGGCGCGGTCGCCACCCAGTCCTTCGTGGATCCGACCTACGGCAAACTCGGCCTGGACTTCATGCGTGCCGGGCGCGGTGCTCCGGAGACACTCAAGGGACTGCTCGCCGCGGACGTCGCCGGTGACGTGCGTCAGGTCGGCATGGTGGACGCGCAGGGCCGCGTCGCCGCGCACACCGGCAAGAACAACATCGCCGCCGCGGGCCACCTCGTGGGCGAGGGCTTCACCGTCCAGGCGAACATGATGGAGAAGGACACCGTCTGGCCCGCGATGGCGAAGGCCTACCGCGACGCGAAGGGAGACCTCGCCGAGCGCATGCTCATGGCGCTCGAGGCCGCCGAGGCGCAGGGCGGGGACATCCGGGGCAAGCAGTCCGCCGCCATCATCGTCGTGTCCGGAAAGGCCACCGGTCGTCCCTGGGTGGACCGCCGCTTCGACCTGCGCGTCGAGGACCATCCCGAGCCCCTCAAGGAACTCCGCCGCCTCATCACCCTCCAGCGCGCCTACAACGCGATGAACGAGGGGGACCTCGCCCTCGAGCGCAAGGACACGGATGGCGCCCTCGCCGCGTACTCCACCGCCGCGAAGATCGCCCCTGGCAACGCGGAGATGCTCTTCTGGCACGCCATCTCGCTCGTGGGCCTGGGCCGCGTGGATGAGGCGATGCCCCTCTTGAACAAGGCCTACGCCGCGGACCCGCGCTGGAAGGAGCTCGTCACCCGGCTGCCC